The segment TATATTGGAAACGCTGATTGATGAAATGAAATTAACCGAAGAGCAGCAAAAACAAGTATATCAAGAAAAAGAACTCAAAATACTTAAAAAATATAAGACAGATACCAAAATATATAACAGAAGTTATAAGTATTATTTAGAGCATCAGGATAAACTAAAAAATATTTATACGCATCTATTAGATAGTTTGAATCTGTATAGAAATGCTTCTTCAAAGCGAAGTATTTTGGAATAGGGGTTATATGTTTTTTCCTAGAGGTGATATATTGAGATATTTTCTAATCTCGCCTTCTATTTTACCACAGGTGATAAGAAATGGTTTATCGGTAATCTGAAAAAGAATGGAGTTATTATTTACTATATAAGTACCTCTTACCGCTCCTATGGGGGTGTGGATGAAGAAGTTCCCGTTCTGATTGCTTCCCGTAAAGCTCCCTCCCATTTTTTCTATTACTGTTTTTGCTCTTCCTAATAGAGCATCCGTCTCTTCATAAAAATTAATACTAAAGCTACAATTTTCCATATTTTATTTGAAAGGAATTTATAAAAATTACAATATTTTGATACACAATTATTTTTGAAATTATTATGAGGATGATTCTGTATTATCGTCGTCAAAGTATATTTTTTTCTGTTCTCCTCTTGCGTAATGGTTTATTA is part of the Chitinophagaceae bacterium genome and harbors:
- a CDS encoding DUF4296 domain-containing protein; the protein is MKYIIGTILCAFFFQKCIPNKEDEEQIIPEEKMVSIFVEIYILETLIDEMKLTEEQQKQVYQEKELKILKKYKTDTKIYNRSYKYYLEHQDKLKNIYTHLLDSLNLYRNASSKRSILE